One Sus scrofa isolate TJ Tabasco breed Duroc chromosome 1, Sscrofa11.1, whole genome shotgun sequence DNA segment encodes these proteins:
- the TYRO3 gene encoding tyrosine-protein kinase receptor TYRO3 isoform X3: protein MGAPVKLTVSQGQPVKLNCSVEGMEEPEIQWVKDGAVVQSVDQVYIPVSEQHWIGFLSLKSVERSDAGRYWCQVEDGGETETSQPVWLTVEGVPFFTVEPKDLAVPPNAPFQLSCEAVGPPEPVTIVWWRGGTKVGGPAPSPSVLNVTGVTQSTEFSCEAHNLKGLASSRPATVRLQALPAAPFNITVTKLSSSNASVAWMPGADGRALLQSCTVQVTQAPGGWEVLAVVVPVPPFTCLLRDLAPATNYSLRVRCANALGPSPYADWVPFRTKGLAPASAPQNLHAIRTESGLILEWEEVIPEGPMEGPLGPYKLSWVQDNGTQGELTVEGTRANLTGWDPQKDLTVRVCVSNAVGCGPWSQPLVVSPHDHAGQHGPPHSRTSWVPVVLGVLTALVTAAALALILLRKRRKETRFGQAFDSVMARGEPAVHFRAARSFNRERPERIEATLDSLGISDELKDKLEDVLIPEQQFTLGRMLGKGEFGSVREAQLKQEDGSFVKVAVKMLKADIIASSDIEEFLREAACMKEFDHPHVAKLVGVSLRSRAKGRLPIPMVILPFMKHGDLHAFLLASRIGENPFVSARGGSSQELERDREPGRENLPLQTLVRFMVDIACGMEYLSSRNFIHRDLAARNCMLAEDMTVCVADFGLSRKIYSGDYYRQGCASKLPVKWLALESLADNLYTVHSDVWAFGVTMWEIMTRGQTPYAGIENAEIYNYLIGGNRLKQPPECMEDVYELMYQCWSADPKQRPSFTCLRMELENVLGRLSVLSTSQDPLYINLEGAQEPAEGGSLELPGGDQASGRAGDGSGLEAVGGIPSDYRYILSPGGLAERPEQEEQQPESPVNEAQGLLLLQQGLLPHSSC, encoded by the exons ATGGGAGCCCCTGTGAAGCTGACAGTGTCCCAGGGGCAGCCGGTGAAGCTCAACTGCAGCGTGGAGGGGATGGAGGAGCCTGAGATACAGTGGGTGAAGGACGGGGCTGTGGTCCAGAGCGTGGATCAGGTGTACATCCCAGTCAGTGAGCAGCACTGGATTGGCTTCCTCAG CCTGAAGTCAGTGGAGCGCTCTGATGCGGGCCGGTACTGGTgccaggtggaggatggaggcGAAACTGAGACCTCCCAGCCAGTGTGGCTCACTGTTGAAG GTGTGCCATTTTTCACTGTGGAGCCAAAAGACCTGGCAGTGCCACCCAATGCCCCTTTCCAACTGTCTTGTGAGGCCGTGGGTCCCCCAGAACCTGTTACCATTGTCTGGTGGAGAGGAGGCACGAAGGTTGGGGGAcctgctccttctccttctgTGTTAAATGTAACAG GGGTGACCCAGAGCACCGAGTTCTCCTGTGAAGCTCACAACCTAAAAGGCCTGGCTTCCTCTCGCCCAGCCACGGTTCGTCTTCAAG CACTGCCTGCAGCCCCCTTCAACATCACAGTGACGAAGCTCTCCAGCAGCAATGCTAGCGTGGCCTGGATGCCAGGTGCTGATGGCCGAGCCCTGCTCCAGTCCTGTACAGTCCAG GTGACGCAGgccccaggaggctgggaggtcCTGGCTGTCGTGGTCCCTGTACCACCTTTTACGTGCTTGCTCCGGGACCTGGCACCTGCTACCAACTACAGCCTCAGGGTTCGCTGTGCCAATGCCTTGGGGCCTTCTCCATATGCTGACTGGGTACCCTTTCGGACAAAGGGTCTAG CCCCAGCCAGCGCTCCCCAGAACCTCCATGCCATCCGCACAGAATCAGGCCTCATCCTGGAATGGGAAGAAGTGATCCCTGAGGGCCCTATGGAAGGCCCCCTGGGACCCTATAAACTGTCCTGGGTTCAAGACAACGGAACCCAG GGTGAGCTGACAGTGGAGGGGACCAGGGCCAACCTGACGGGCTGGGATCCCCAGAAGGACCTGACTGTGCGTGTGTGCGTCTCCAATGCAGTTGGCTGTGGGCCCTGGAGTCAGCCACTGGTGGTCTCTCCTCATGACCACGCAG GCCAGCATGGCCCTCCCCACAGCCGCACATCTTGGGTGCCTGTGGTCCTGGGTGTGCTGACAGCCCTAGTGACAGCTGCTGCCCTGGCCCTTATCCTGCTTCGAAAGAGGCGGAAGGAGACACGGTTTGG GCAAGCCTTTGACAGCGTTATGGCCCGTGGGGAGCCAGCTGTTCACTTCCGGGCAGCGCGGTCCTTCAATCGAGAAAGGCCTGAGCGCATTGAGGCCACAC TGGACAGCTTGGGCATCAGCGATGAGCTGAAGGACAAACTGGAGGATGTGCTCATCCCAGAGCAGCAGTTCACCCTGGGCCGGATGTTGGGCAAAG GAGAGTTTGGTTCAGTGAGGGAAGCCCAGCTGAAGCAGGAGGATGGCTCCTTTGTGAAAGTGGCCGTAAAGATGCTGAAAG CTGACATCATTGCCTCAAGCGACATTGAAGAGTTCCTCAGAGAAGCGGCCTGCATGAAGGAGTTTGACCACCCACACGTGGCCAAGCTTGTTG GGGTGAGCCTCCGGAGCAGGGCCAAAGGCCGTCTCCCCATTCCCATGGTCATCCTGCCTTTCATGAAGCACGGGGACCTGCACGCCTTCCTGCTCGCCTCCCGGATTGGGGAGAACCCCTTTGTGAGTGCCCGGGGTGGGAGCAGCCAGGAGCTGGAAAGGGACAGAGAACCTGGGAGAGAG aaccTGCCCCTGCAGACCCTGGTCCGGTTCATGGTGGACATTGCCTGTGGCATGGAGTATCTGAGCTCCCGGAACTTTATCCACCGAGACCTGGCTGCTCGGAACTGCAT GCTGGCGGAAGACATGACAGTGTGTGTGGCCGACTTTGGACTGTCCCGGAAGATCTATAGCGGGGACTACTATCGCCAGGGCTGTGCCTCCAAACTGCCCGTCAAGTGGCTGGCCCTGGAGAGCCTGGCTGACAACCTGTATACTGTGCACAGTGACGTG TGGGCCTTTGGGGTGACCATGTGGGAGATCATGACTCGTGGGCAGACACCATATGCTGGCATCGAGAACGCTGAGATTTACAACTACCTCATCGGCGGGAACCGCCTGAAACAGCCTCCGGAGTGTATGGAGGACGT gTATGAGCTCATGTACCAGTGCTGGAGCGCCGACCCCAAGCAGCGCCCGAGCTTCACATGTCTgcggatggagctagagaatgtCCTGGGCCGCCTGTCTGTGCTGTCCACCAGTCAGGACCCCTTGTACATCAATCTTGAGGGAGCTCAGGAGCCTGCTGAGGGAGGCAGCCTGGAGCTGCCTGGTGGGGACCAggccagtggcagagctggggatgGCAGTGGCCTAGAGGCAGTGGGGGGCATCCCCAGTGACTATCGGTACATTCTCAGTCCCGGGGGGCTGGCTGAGCGGCCTgagcaggaggagcagcagccAGAAAGCCCCGTCAATGAGGcccaggggctgctgctgctgcagcaaggGCTACTACCCCACAGTAGCTGTTAG
- the TYRO3 gene encoding tyrosine-protein kinase receptor TYRO3 isoform X1: protein MALRRSMGRSGLLPLPLPPPSPPLLLLLLLAGLAALLLPESAAAGLKLMGAPVKLTVSQGQPVKLNCSVEGMEEPEIQWVKDGAVVQSVDQVYIPVSEQHWIGFLSLKSVERSDAGRYWCQVEDGGETETSQPVWLTVEGVPFFTVEPKDLAVPPNAPFQLSCEAVGPPEPVTIVWWRGGTKVGGPAPSPSVLNVTGVTQSTEFSCEAHNLKGLASSRPATVRLQALPAAPFNITVTKLSSSNASVAWMPGADGRALLQSCTVQVTQAPGGWEVLAVVVPVPPFTCLLRDLAPATNYSLRVRCANALGPSPYADWVPFRTKGLAPASAPQNLHAIRTESGLILEWEEVIPEGPMEGPLGPYKLSWVQDNGTQGELTVEGTRANLTGWDPQKDLTVRVCVSNAVGCGPWSQPLVVSPHDHAGQHGPPHSRTSWVPVVLGVLTALVTAAALALILLRKRRKETRFGQAFDSVMARGEPAVHFRAARSFNRERPERIEATLDSLGISDELKDKLEDVLIPEQQFTLGRMLGKGEFGSVREAQLKQEDGSFVKVAVKMLKADIIASSDIEEFLREAACMKEFDHPHVAKLVGVSLRSRAKGRLPIPMVILPFMKHGDLHAFLLASRIGENPFVSARGGSSQELERDREPGRENLPLQTLVRFMVDIACGMEYLSSRNFIHRDLAARNCMLAEDMTVCVADFGLSRKIYSGDYYRQGCASKLPVKWLALESLADNLYTVHSDVWAFGVTMWEIMTRGQTPYAGIENAEIYNYLIGGNRLKQPPECMEDVYELMYQCWSADPKQRPSFTCLRMELENVLGRLSVLSTSQDPLYINLEGAQEPAEGGSLELPGGDQASGRAGDGSGLEAVGGIPSDYRYILSPGGLAERPEQEEQQPESPVNEAQGLLLLQQGLLPHSSC, encoded by the exons ATGGCGCTGAGGCGGAGCATGGGGCGGTCGGGGCtcctgccgctgccgctgccgccgccgtcgccgccgctgctgctgctgctgctgctggcggGTCTGGCCGCGCTGCTGCTCCCGGAGTCCGCGGCCGCAG GCCTGAAGCTCATGGGAGCCCCTGTGAAGCTGACAGTGTCCCAGGGGCAGCCGGTGAAGCTCAACTGCAGCGTGGAGGGGATGGAGGAGCCTGAGATACAGTGGGTGAAGGACGGGGCTGTGGTCCAGAGCGTGGATCAGGTGTACATCCCAGTCAGTGAGCAGCACTGGATTGGCTTCCTCAG CCTGAAGTCAGTGGAGCGCTCTGATGCGGGCCGGTACTGGTgccaggtggaggatggaggcGAAACTGAGACCTCCCAGCCAGTGTGGCTCACTGTTGAAG GTGTGCCATTTTTCACTGTGGAGCCAAAAGACCTGGCAGTGCCACCCAATGCCCCTTTCCAACTGTCTTGTGAGGCCGTGGGTCCCCCAGAACCTGTTACCATTGTCTGGTGGAGAGGAGGCACGAAGGTTGGGGGAcctgctccttctccttctgTGTTAAATGTAACAG GGGTGACCCAGAGCACCGAGTTCTCCTGTGAAGCTCACAACCTAAAAGGCCTGGCTTCCTCTCGCCCAGCCACGGTTCGTCTTCAAG CACTGCCTGCAGCCCCCTTCAACATCACAGTGACGAAGCTCTCCAGCAGCAATGCTAGCGTGGCCTGGATGCCAGGTGCTGATGGCCGAGCCCTGCTCCAGTCCTGTACAGTCCAG GTGACGCAGgccccaggaggctgggaggtcCTGGCTGTCGTGGTCCCTGTACCACCTTTTACGTGCTTGCTCCGGGACCTGGCACCTGCTACCAACTACAGCCTCAGGGTTCGCTGTGCCAATGCCTTGGGGCCTTCTCCATATGCTGACTGGGTACCCTTTCGGACAAAGGGTCTAG CCCCAGCCAGCGCTCCCCAGAACCTCCATGCCATCCGCACAGAATCAGGCCTCATCCTGGAATGGGAAGAAGTGATCCCTGAGGGCCCTATGGAAGGCCCCCTGGGACCCTATAAACTGTCCTGGGTTCAAGACAACGGAACCCAG GGTGAGCTGACAGTGGAGGGGACCAGGGCCAACCTGACGGGCTGGGATCCCCAGAAGGACCTGACTGTGCGTGTGTGCGTCTCCAATGCAGTTGGCTGTGGGCCCTGGAGTCAGCCACTGGTGGTCTCTCCTCATGACCACGCAG GCCAGCATGGCCCTCCCCACAGCCGCACATCTTGGGTGCCTGTGGTCCTGGGTGTGCTGACAGCCCTAGTGACAGCTGCTGCCCTGGCCCTTATCCTGCTTCGAAAGAGGCGGAAGGAGACACGGTTTGG GCAAGCCTTTGACAGCGTTATGGCCCGTGGGGAGCCAGCTGTTCACTTCCGGGCAGCGCGGTCCTTCAATCGAGAAAGGCCTGAGCGCATTGAGGCCACAC TGGACAGCTTGGGCATCAGCGATGAGCTGAAGGACAAACTGGAGGATGTGCTCATCCCAGAGCAGCAGTTCACCCTGGGCCGGATGTTGGGCAAAG GAGAGTTTGGTTCAGTGAGGGAAGCCCAGCTGAAGCAGGAGGATGGCTCCTTTGTGAAAGTGGCCGTAAAGATGCTGAAAG CTGACATCATTGCCTCAAGCGACATTGAAGAGTTCCTCAGAGAAGCGGCCTGCATGAAGGAGTTTGACCACCCACACGTGGCCAAGCTTGTTG GGGTGAGCCTCCGGAGCAGGGCCAAAGGCCGTCTCCCCATTCCCATGGTCATCCTGCCTTTCATGAAGCACGGGGACCTGCACGCCTTCCTGCTCGCCTCCCGGATTGGGGAGAACCCCTTTGTGAGTGCCCGGGGTGGGAGCAGCCAGGAGCTGGAAAGGGACAGAGAACCTGGGAGAGAG aaccTGCCCCTGCAGACCCTGGTCCGGTTCATGGTGGACATTGCCTGTGGCATGGAGTATCTGAGCTCCCGGAACTTTATCCACCGAGACCTGGCTGCTCGGAACTGCAT GCTGGCGGAAGACATGACAGTGTGTGTGGCCGACTTTGGACTGTCCCGGAAGATCTATAGCGGGGACTACTATCGCCAGGGCTGTGCCTCCAAACTGCCCGTCAAGTGGCTGGCCCTGGAGAGCCTGGCTGACAACCTGTATACTGTGCACAGTGACGTG TGGGCCTTTGGGGTGACCATGTGGGAGATCATGACTCGTGGGCAGACACCATATGCTGGCATCGAGAACGCTGAGATTTACAACTACCTCATCGGCGGGAACCGCCTGAAACAGCCTCCGGAGTGTATGGAGGACGT gTATGAGCTCATGTACCAGTGCTGGAGCGCCGACCCCAAGCAGCGCCCGAGCTTCACATGTCTgcggatggagctagagaatgtCCTGGGCCGCCTGTCTGTGCTGTCCACCAGTCAGGACCCCTTGTACATCAATCTTGAGGGAGCTCAGGAGCCTGCTGAGGGAGGCAGCCTGGAGCTGCCTGGTGGGGACCAggccagtggcagagctggggatgGCAGTGGCCTAGAGGCAGTGGGGGGCATCCCCAGTGACTATCGGTACATTCTCAGTCCCGGGGGGCTGGCTGAGCGGCCTgagcaggaggagcagcagccAGAAAGCCCCGTCAATGAGGcccaggggctgctgctgctgcagcaaggGCTACTACCCCACAGTAGCTGTTAG
- the TYRO3 gene encoding tyrosine-protein kinase receptor TYRO3 isoform X2, translating to MALRRSMGRSGLLPLPLPPPSPPLLLLLLLAGLAALLLPESAAAGLKLMGAPVKLTVSQGQPVKLNCSVEGMEEPEIQWVKDGAVVQSVDQVYIPVSEQHWIGFLSLKSVERSDAGRYWCQVEDGGETETSQPVWLTVEGVPFFTVEPKDLAVPPNAPFQLSCEAVGPPEPVTIVWWRGGTKVGGPAPSPSVLNVTGVTQSTEFSCEAHNLKGLASSRPATVRLQALPAAPFNITVTKLSSSNASVAWMPGADGRALLQSCTVQVTQAPGGWEVLAVVVPVPPFTCLLRDLAPATNYSLRVRCANALGPSPYADWVPFRTKGLAPASAPQNLHAIRTESGLILEWEEVIPEGPMEGPLGPYKLSWVQDNGTQGELTVEGTRANLTGWDPQKDLTVRVCVSNAVGCGPWSQPLVVSPHDHAGQHGPPHSRTSWVPVVLGVLTALVTAAALALILLRKRRKETRFGQAFDSVMARGEPAVHFRAARSFNRERPERIEATLDSLGISDELKDKLEDVLIPEQQFTLGRMLGKGEFGSVREAQLKQEDGSFVKVAVKMLKADIIASSDIEEFLREAACMKEFDHPHVAKLVGVSLRSRAKGRLPIPMVILPFMKHGDLHAFLLASRIGENPFNLPLQTLVRFMVDIACGMEYLSSRNFIHRDLAARNCMLAEDMTVCVADFGLSRKIYSGDYYRQGCASKLPVKWLALESLADNLYTVHSDVWAFGVTMWEIMTRGQTPYAGIENAEIYNYLIGGNRLKQPPECMEDVYELMYQCWSADPKQRPSFTCLRMELENVLGRLSVLSTSQDPLYINLEGAQEPAEGGSLELPGGDQASGRAGDGSGLEAVGGIPSDYRYILSPGGLAERPEQEEQQPESPVNEAQGLLLLQQGLLPHSSC from the exons ATGGCGCTGAGGCGGAGCATGGGGCGGTCGGGGCtcctgccgctgccgctgccgccgccgtcgccgccgctgctgctgctgctgctgctggcggGTCTGGCCGCGCTGCTGCTCCCGGAGTCCGCGGCCGCAG GCCTGAAGCTCATGGGAGCCCCTGTGAAGCTGACAGTGTCCCAGGGGCAGCCGGTGAAGCTCAACTGCAGCGTGGAGGGGATGGAGGAGCCTGAGATACAGTGGGTGAAGGACGGGGCTGTGGTCCAGAGCGTGGATCAGGTGTACATCCCAGTCAGTGAGCAGCACTGGATTGGCTTCCTCAG CCTGAAGTCAGTGGAGCGCTCTGATGCGGGCCGGTACTGGTgccaggtggaggatggaggcGAAACTGAGACCTCCCAGCCAGTGTGGCTCACTGTTGAAG GTGTGCCATTTTTCACTGTGGAGCCAAAAGACCTGGCAGTGCCACCCAATGCCCCTTTCCAACTGTCTTGTGAGGCCGTGGGTCCCCCAGAACCTGTTACCATTGTCTGGTGGAGAGGAGGCACGAAGGTTGGGGGAcctgctccttctccttctgTGTTAAATGTAACAG GGGTGACCCAGAGCACCGAGTTCTCCTGTGAAGCTCACAACCTAAAAGGCCTGGCTTCCTCTCGCCCAGCCACGGTTCGTCTTCAAG CACTGCCTGCAGCCCCCTTCAACATCACAGTGACGAAGCTCTCCAGCAGCAATGCTAGCGTGGCCTGGATGCCAGGTGCTGATGGCCGAGCCCTGCTCCAGTCCTGTACAGTCCAG GTGACGCAGgccccaggaggctgggaggtcCTGGCTGTCGTGGTCCCTGTACCACCTTTTACGTGCTTGCTCCGGGACCTGGCACCTGCTACCAACTACAGCCTCAGGGTTCGCTGTGCCAATGCCTTGGGGCCTTCTCCATATGCTGACTGGGTACCCTTTCGGACAAAGGGTCTAG CCCCAGCCAGCGCTCCCCAGAACCTCCATGCCATCCGCACAGAATCAGGCCTCATCCTGGAATGGGAAGAAGTGATCCCTGAGGGCCCTATGGAAGGCCCCCTGGGACCCTATAAACTGTCCTGGGTTCAAGACAACGGAACCCAG GGTGAGCTGACAGTGGAGGGGACCAGGGCCAACCTGACGGGCTGGGATCCCCAGAAGGACCTGACTGTGCGTGTGTGCGTCTCCAATGCAGTTGGCTGTGGGCCCTGGAGTCAGCCACTGGTGGTCTCTCCTCATGACCACGCAG GCCAGCATGGCCCTCCCCACAGCCGCACATCTTGGGTGCCTGTGGTCCTGGGTGTGCTGACAGCCCTAGTGACAGCTGCTGCCCTGGCCCTTATCCTGCTTCGAAAGAGGCGGAAGGAGACACGGTTTGG GCAAGCCTTTGACAGCGTTATGGCCCGTGGGGAGCCAGCTGTTCACTTCCGGGCAGCGCGGTCCTTCAATCGAGAAAGGCCTGAGCGCATTGAGGCCACAC TGGACAGCTTGGGCATCAGCGATGAGCTGAAGGACAAACTGGAGGATGTGCTCATCCCAGAGCAGCAGTTCACCCTGGGCCGGATGTTGGGCAAAG GAGAGTTTGGTTCAGTGAGGGAAGCCCAGCTGAAGCAGGAGGATGGCTCCTTTGTGAAAGTGGCCGTAAAGATGCTGAAAG CTGACATCATTGCCTCAAGCGACATTGAAGAGTTCCTCAGAGAAGCGGCCTGCATGAAGGAGTTTGACCACCCACACGTGGCCAAGCTTGTTG GGGTGAGCCTCCGGAGCAGGGCCAAAGGCCGTCTCCCCATTCCCATGGTCATCCTGCCTTTCATGAAGCACGGGGACCTGCACGCCTTCCTGCTCGCCTCCCGGATTGGGGAGAACCCCTTT aaccTGCCCCTGCAGACCCTGGTCCGGTTCATGGTGGACATTGCCTGTGGCATGGAGTATCTGAGCTCCCGGAACTTTATCCACCGAGACCTGGCTGCTCGGAACTGCAT GCTGGCGGAAGACATGACAGTGTGTGTGGCCGACTTTGGACTGTCCCGGAAGATCTATAGCGGGGACTACTATCGCCAGGGCTGTGCCTCCAAACTGCCCGTCAAGTGGCTGGCCCTGGAGAGCCTGGCTGACAACCTGTATACTGTGCACAGTGACGTG TGGGCCTTTGGGGTGACCATGTGGGAGATCATGACTCGTGGGCAGACACCATATGCTGGCATCGAGAACGCTGAGATTTACAACTACCTCATCGGCGGGAACCGCCTGAAACAGCCTCCGGAGTGTATGGAGGACGT gTATGAGCTCATGTACCAGTGCTGGAGCGCCGACCCCAAGCAGCGCCCGAGCTTCACATGTCTgcggatggagctagagaatgtCCTGGGCCGCCTGTCTGTGCTGTCCACCAGTCAGGACCCCTTGTACATCAATCTTGAGGGAGCTCAGGAGCCTGCTGAGGGAGGCAGCCTGGAGCTGCCTGGTGGGGACCAggccagtggcagagctggggatgGCAGTGGCCTAGAGGCAGTGGGGGGCATCCCCAGTGACTATCGGTACATTCTCAGTCCCGGGGGGCTGGCTGAGCGGCCTgagcaggaggagcagcagccAGAAAGCCCCGTCAATGAGGcccaggggctgctgctgctgcagcaaggGCTACTACCCCACAGTAGCTGTTAG